The segment CCCGGAGGAGAGCCGGCGCACGATGGTCCGGCACTCGTCCACCGAGAGGATCCGGCCCCCGCTGAAGGGATCGGCGAAGACGCCCTGCCGGCCCCCCACCCGGACGAGGAAGTGGCCGGGCAGGCCGATGCCCGCCACCTCGAGCCCTGCCATGCGGCCCACCTCGATCCAGACCGCAGCCAGCAGGATGGGCAGGCCGCGCCGGCGCTCGAGCACCTCGCCGAGATGGCTCGCCCACTCGTTCTGGAAGGTGGCCGGGGAGCCCCGCAGGTCGTTCTCCCTGGCGAGCACCTCGGCCAGCGCCTCGCACTGCGCGGTCGGATCACCGGAGGGCGGCACCCGCCCGGCGATCGCGCGGGCCCAGCCGAGCATCCGGCTTCGGCTCTGCTCCACTGCCTGCGGGCCGGCGCCCTCCACCGCGAAGAGCGCGCCGGCGAGATCGTTGCGCAGGAGCGCGGCACGGAAGGCCTTGAGCGTCGCCTCGTCCCGCGCCGACCAGAGCTCCTCGACGATCACGAGGCGGCGCGGGCCTGCTCGTCCACCCACGCGGCGAAGCGCGCGGCGGCAGCAGCGAACCCGCCCTCCTCGGTGTCGGCGACGATCTGGCGCCCGTGGACCACCCGCACCTTGGCCTCCAGCTCCACCGGGCCGTCGAAGACCGGTACCTGCGCGAGGCGCTCGACCTGTGTCCGGGCCAGCTCCAGCGCGCCGTCGACGCTGCGCAGGCATTCCTCCACCAGCGCATCGGCCTCGAGCTTGCGCCCGGTGAGCGCCTCGAGGGTGGCGTTGAAGGAGACGGCGTTGCCCGGCGCCCAATAGGCGGCGGCGAGGTCGGGGCCGATCCGAGCGTTGTCGACGAGGTGGCCGTCCCGCTGCAGGAAGAAGCGGCGGGTCTGGTAGACCGCCATCTCGGCGAGCACGTAGCCGTGGTAGTAGGCGCTCGACTCGCCGGCGAGGAGGTGCGGCACCGCCAGCGTCGGGCGCGCCGCCGAGGTGAGCCCG is part of the Vulgatibacter sp. genome and harbors:
- a CDS encoding transglutaminase family protein — translated: MIVEELWSARDEATLKAFRAALLRNDLAGALFAVEGAGPQAVEQSRSRMLGWARAIAGRVPPSGDPTAQCEALAEVLARENDLRGSPATFQNEWASHLGEVLERRRGLPILLAAVWIEVGRMAGLEVAGIGLPGHFLVRVGGRQGVFADPFSGGRILSVDECRTIVRRLSSGRAPWHASYLAPRSLPQITERVLNNLVKLYEAREARAPLYRTLSFLSVARPDAPGPLLQRGLVALELGAIPWAQRDLEEVQKRYAGTSEAATAAERLASLRGSLLH